Proteins found in one Nocardia brasiliensis ATCC 700358 genomic segment:
- a CDS encoding YrdB family protein: MRAVNLVVMFLLELGVIAGVAVWGFSVSGGLVVRVVAGVLAPLLFILMWAMFGAAADARFPLTGAWRVALELIWFGGGALAWSAAVSPLAGVLFFAVWAVNAVMRVLIQGGLNVDPAPSVDE, translated from the coding sequence GTGCGTGCCGTCAACCTTGTCGTGATGTTTCTACTGGAATTGGGAGTCATTGCGGGCGTTGCTGTTTGGGGATTCTCGGTATCCGGCGGGCTGGTGGTGCGGGTGGTCGCGGGTGTGCTGGCGCCGCTGCTGTTCATCCTCATGTGGGCGATGTTCGGTGCGGCTGCCGACGCACGATTCCCGCTCACGGGCGCGTGGCGTGTTGCGCTGGAACTGATCTGGTTCGGCGGTGGCGCGCTGGCCTGGTCCGCCGCCGTCAGCCCGCTGGCCGGAGTGCTGTTCTTCGCCGTCTGGGCCGTGAATGCCGTTATGCGCGTGCTGATCCAGGGCGGACTGAACGTCGACCCCGCGCCGTCCGTCGACGAGTAG
- a CDS encoding MMPL family transporter → MSDLRSGRVEAGPRAARGESKLHSGLLRWGRGVYRHRFAVLAVFALAVVLSGLFGRDLAGRLTQEGWFDESSESVAASKIADATFGRDTDSDLILLYTVPAGTTVDDPAVRAAVTGALNELLARFPERILKIDSYWDSPFAANATDASRTHAFASIGLRGEGTATVENYAAIKDHLGAGHDGGGPGGTTVQLAGLQPVLAGLNTGMQNDIHRAELIALPLVAILLYFVFGGVVGALLPVLIGGMTIMGTAGIMRVLTGFIDVNVFASTVMTLVSLGLAIDYGLFTVTRFREELAAGHTVEEATARTVATAGRTVLFSAAIIAVSLAALFIFPNGVLRSVPYGGISSVLLAALLSVTALPAALSIAGRRIDFLGWKRFSRTKTEAQIDAGFFSRLAQWSMRKPWAVAVPIVLALLALSIPFRHIEFGGISEKYLGAQNPARVAQERFDELFPSFRTEPLKLLVLGANPQQLSDIRYEASQIPGLTGRFEPSVATKDGINVLQAGLVDKQDSDRVIDALRAIPEPPGVRVMVAGVPALERDSINGLLRGLPVLVALLAAAALALMYAAFRSIVLAVKAVAMSALSLVSTLGVLTWVFVEGHGSGIFHFTPGPLMFAVLALIVTVVFGLSTDYEVFLLSRVAEARAGGADPPEAIRYGIAHTGGVITSAAAILIVVTGAFGFSDLVLMKYIAYGMIAALILDATVIRMLLTPAVLKIVWR, encoded by the coding sequence GTGTCAGATCTGCGCAGCGGGCGCGTCGAGGCGGGGCCACGTGCCGCGCGAGGGGAGTCGAAGCTGCACAGCGGGCTGCTGCGCTGGGGACGAGGCGTCTATCGGCATCGCTTCGCCGTGCTTGCGGTGTTCGCGTTGGCGGTGGTGCTGTCGGGGCTGTTCGGCCGTGACCTCGCGGGCCGGTTGACCCAGGAGGGCTGGTTCGACGAGTCGAGCGAATCGGTGGCCGCCTCGAAGATCGCCGACGCCACCTTCGGCCGGGACACCGACAGCGACCTGATCCTGCTCTACACGGTGCCCGCGGGCACGACGGTCGACGATCCCGCGGTGCGGGCGGCCGTGACCGGCGCGCTGAACGAGCTGCTGGCTCGGTTCCCCGAGCGCATCCTGAAGATCGACAGCTACTGGGACAGCCCGTTCGCCGCCAACGCCACCGACGCCTCGCGCACGCACGCGTTCGCCAGCATCGGACTGCGTGGTGAAGGCACCGCCACCGTGGAGAACTACGCCGCGATCAAGGATCACCTCGGCGCCGGGCACGACGGTGGTGGTCCCGGCGGTACGACGGTCCAGCTGGCCGGGTTGCAGCCGGTGCTGGCCGGGCTGAACACCGGCATGCAGAACGACATCCACCGGGCCGAACTGATCGCGCTGCCGCTGGTGGCGATCCTGCTGTACTTCGTGTTCGGCGGCGTGGTGGGCGCGTTGCTGCCGGTGCTGATCGGCGGCATGACGATCATGGGCACCGCGGGCATCATGCGGGTGCTCACCGGCTTCATCGACGTGAACGTCTTCGCGAGCACGGTGATGACGCTGGTCAGTCTCGGGCTCGCGATCGACTACGGGCTGTTCACCGTCACCCGGTTCCGGGAGGAACTCGCGGCCGGGCACACCGTCGAGGAGGCGACCGCGCGCACCGTCGCCACGGCCGGACGCACCGTGCTGTTCTCCGCGGCGATCATCGCGGTCAGCTTGGCCGCGCTGTTCATCTTCCCGAACGGGGTGCTGCGCTCGGTGCCCTACGGCGGCATCAGTTCGGTGCTGCTCGCCGCGCTGCTCTCGGTGACGGCGCTGCCCGCCGCGCTGAGCATCGCGGGGCGACGCATCGACTTCCTGGGCTGGAAACGGTTCTCCCGCACCAAAACCGAGGCGCAGATCGACGCGGGCTTCTTCTCCCGCCTCGCGCAATGGTCGATGCGCAAGCCCTGGGCTGTCGCGGTGCCGATCGTGCTCGCACTGCTGGCGCTGAGTATTCCGTTCCGGCACATCGAATTCGGCGGGATCAGTGAGAAGTATCTCGGCGCGCAGAACCCGGCCCGGGTCGCCCAGGAACGATTCGACGAACTGTTCCCCAGTTTCCGCACCGAACCGCTGAAACTGCTCGTGCTCGGCGCGAATCCGCAGCAGCTCAGCGATATTCGCTACGAAGCCAGCCAGATACCGGGACTCACCGGACGATTCGAGCCGTCGGTGGCGACCAAGGACGGCATCAACGTGCTACAGGCCGGACTGGTGGACAAACAGGACTCCGATCGGGTGATCGACGCGCTGCGCGCGATACCGGAACCGCCCGGCGTGCGCGTCATGGTCGCGGGGGTGCCCGCGCTCGAACGCGACAGCATCAACGGGTTGCTGCGGGGACTGCCGGTGCTGGTGGCGTTGCTCGCGGCCGCGGCGCTGGCACTGATGTACGCGGCGTTCCGGTCGATCGTGCTGGCGGTCAAGGCCGTGGCCATGAGCGCGCTGAGTCTGGTGTCCACCCTCGGTGTGCTCACCTGGGTGTTCGTCGAGGGGCACGGGTCGGGGATCTTCCATTTCACCCCGGGCCCGTTGATGTTCGCGGTCCTGGCGTTGATCGTGACCGTGGTGTTCGGCCTGTCCACCGACTACGAGGTGTTCCTGCTGTCCCGGGTGGCCGAAGCCCGCGCCGGCGGCGCCGACCCGCCCGAGGCGATCCGGTACGGTATCGCGCACACCGGCGGCGTGATCACCTCTGCCGCAGCCATTCTCATCGTCGTCACCGGCGCGTTCGGCTTCTCCGATCTGGTGCTGATGAAATACATCGCCTACGGGATGATCGCCGCGCTCATCCTCGATGCCACCGTCATCCGCATGCTGCTGACGCCCGCGGTGTTGAAGATCGTCTGGCGCTGA
- a CDS encoding DUF5703 family protein produces the protein MTRAADEPASAHHSGRRTVRPRALPAGWETTSDDYEYVPLRLPPEVTRVTASMRLAIQAEFGGWELSRVRAYTDGSRRVLLRRRKTALPQPEPGM, from the coding sequence ATGACTCGGGCAGCGGACGAACCAGCCTCAGCACATCATTCCGGCAGGCGGACGGTGCGCCCGCGCGCCCTGCCTGCCGGGTGGGAGACCACCAGTGACGATTACGAATACGTGCCGCTGCGGCTGCCGCCCGAGGTGACCCGGGTGACGGCCTCGATGCGGCTGGCCATCCAGGCCGAATTCGGGGGCTGGGAGTTGTCCCGCGTGCGGGCTTACACCGACGGCAGCCGCCGGGTGCTGCTGCGCCGCCGAAAAACCGCACTACCCCAGCCCGAACCGGGAATGTGA
- a CDS encoding quinone-dependent dihydroorotate dehydrogenase yields MYALLLRLMFLVPPERIHHLVFATMRVCGRLAPTRWLMTKLFVTDDPILRNTAFGVEFPAPLGLAAGFDKNADGVDAWAPLGFGFAEIGTVTAQAQPGNPAPRLFRLPADRALINRMGFNNFGAAAAAGQLRDRRGGVPIGANIGKTKIVEAAHAADDYAISAALLGPLADFVVVNVSSPNTPGLRDLQAVESLRPLLQAVLDSVQVPVLVKIAPDLSDEDIDAVADLAVELGLAGIVATNTTIRRDGLATAAAEVTAMGAGGLSGAPVADRSLDVLRRLYRRVGDRLVLISVGGIETADQAWERILAGATLLQGYTGFIYGGPFWTRKIHRGLAERLRANGYRSLADAVGAEHTANA; encoded by the coding sequence ATGTACGCCCTGTTATTACGCCTGATGTTCCTGGTCCCGCCGGAGCGGATCCACCACCTGGTCTTCGCCACGATGCGCGTGTGCGGCCGGCTCGCGCCGACCCGCTGGCTGATGACCAAGCTTTTCGTCACCGACGATCCGATCCTGCGTAATACCGCGTTCGGCGTCGAATTCCCCGCGCCGCTCGGCTTGGCCGCCGGCTTCGACAAGAACGCCGACGGCGTCGACGCGTGGGCGCCACTGGGTTTCGGTTTCGCCGAGATCGGCACCGTCACCGCCCAGGCGCAGCCGGGTAACCCCGCGCCGCGCCTGTTCCGGCTGCCTGCCGATCGCGCGCTCATCAATCGTATGGGCTTCAACAACTTCGGTGCCGCGGCGGCCGCCGGACAGCTGCGCGATCGGCGCGGCGGAGTGCCGATCGGCGCGAACATCGGCAAGACGAAGATCGTCGAAGCCGCCCACGCCGCAGACGATTACGCGATCAGCGCGGCACTGCTCGGCCCGCTCGCCGACTTCGTGGTCGTCAACGTCAGCTCCCCCAATACCCCCGGCCTGCGCGACCTGCAGGCCGTCGAATCGCTGCGCCCGCTGTTGCAGGCGGTGCTGGACAGCGTGCAGGTACCGGTGCTGGTGAAGATCGCCCCCGACCTGTCCGACGAGGACATCGACGCCGTCGCCGACCTCGCCGTCGAACTCGGCCTGGCGGGCATCGTCGCCACCAACACCACCATCCGCCGCGACGGCCTGGCCACCGCCGCCGCCGAGGTCACCGCCATGGGCGCGGGCGGCCTGTCCGGCGCGCCCGTCGCCGATCGCTCGCTCGACGTGCTGCGCCGCCTGTACCGCCGCGTCGGCGACCGCCTCGTGCTCATCTCGGTCGGCGGCATCGAAACCGCCGACCAGGCCTGGGAACGCATCCTGGCCGGCGCCACCCTGCTGCAGGGCTACACCGGCTTCATCTACGGCGGCCCGTTCTGGACCCGCAAGATCCATCGCGGTCTCGCCGAACGCCTGCGCGCCAACGGCTATCGGAGCCTGGCCGACGCGGTCGGTGCCGAGCACACCGCCAACGCCTGA
- a CDS encoding PfkB family carbohydrate kinase — translation MVAVRNILTRLCKRSGLSLDRLRTTEIDVAPLLDLLAVRQHAHRNGISAEEAVLPVVRDLAAQLPPTNRLIADAELVLGLLRDDNAAAAVDLDRLYAADLGERREYLTEQWRLLHEALAAEDIPPAPTVRSLRATPERRAFTALANLLVNESVYDAASAHTTPIFRAPPTTKPPATPTVPGVVTVIGDAVIDHLYFVDHIPVAGASTQGSSFEEHPGGKGLSRAVAAARLGLQVRLISAVGDDAAGRRVLQYLRDQGVDTDLVKVVPDAPTPVTAVLITSTGAAGFIGCRDDRIRLSAQDLRSPMINAALASSDAVLLTFEQPSPVLERVMSLVQRLSPRPLLVVHPAPSIGVPQYLYQYLGAVDYLAGTSKDLAAMVPDGAAASPAATAQRLRALGVRSVCAIEDFRCTVWSDRVSTQIPPFPAAMADSPGAQAAFAAALVYRLVSTRRPADENDYIWATAAMVATQSFGDVPGAMPPVSDIDRIVRLASEEH, via the coding sequence GTGGTTGCCGTACGCAACATCCTCACGCGACTGTGCAAGCGATCCGGACTCAGCCTGGACCGCCTGCGCACCACCGAGATAGACGTCGCACCGCTACTGGATCTGCTGGCCGTACGGCAGCACGCGCACCGCAACGGGATCTCCGCCGAAGAGGCGGTATTACCGGTCGTCCGCGATCTGGCCGCGCAATTGCCGCCGACGAACCGGCTCATCGCCGACGCCGAGCTCGTCCTCGGGCTGCTCCGCGACGACAACGCCGCCGCCGCAGTGGATCTCGATCGGCTCTACGCCGCCGATCTCGGCGAGCGCCGGGAGTACCTGACCGAGCAGTGGCGCCTGCTGCACGAAGCCCTTGCCGCCGAGGACATCCCGCCCGCGCCGACCGTGCGCTCGCTGCGCGCCACCCCCGAGCGCCGCGCGTTCACCGCGCTGGCGAACCTGCTCGTCAACGAATCGGTCTACGACGCGGCCTCGGCGCACACCACGCCGATCTTCCGCGCCCCACCGACCACGAAACCGCCTGCCACACCGACGGTTCCAGGCGTGGTCACGGTGATCGGCGACGCGGTGATCGACCATCTCTACTTCGTCGACCACATCCCGGTGGCGGGCGCGTCGACGCAGGGCAGCAGCTTCGAAGAACATCCCGGCGGCAAGGGGCTCAGTCGCGCGGTGGCCGCCGCCCGGCTCGGTCTGCAGGTCCGGCTGATCTCCGCGGTCGGCGACGACGCCGCAGGCCGGCGCGTGCTGCAGTATCTGCGCGACCAGGGCGTGGACACCGACCTGGTGAAGGTGGTGCCCGACGCACCGACGCCGGTGACCGCCGTGCTGATCACCAGCACCGGCGCCGCGGGCTTCATCGGCTGCCGCGACGACCGGATCCGGTTGAGCGCCCAGGACTTACGCAGCCCGATGATCAACGCCGCGCTCGCTTCCTCGGACGCGGTGCTGCTCACCTTCGAACAACCGAGCCCGGTCCTCGAACGCGTGATGTCGTTGGTGCAGCGGCTGTCTCCGCGTCCGCTGCTCGTCGTCCACCCGGCGCCGTCGATCGGCGTACCGCAGTATCTCTACCAATACCTCGGCGCCGTCGACTATCTCGCGGGCACCAGCAAGGACCTGGCCGCGATGGTGCCCGACGGCGCCGCGGCCTCCCCCGCCGCCACCGCGCAGCGCCTGCGCGCCCTCGGGGTCCGGTCGGTCTGCGCGATCGAGGACTTCCGCTGCACCGTCTGGTCCGACCGCGTGAGCACCCAGATTCCACCGTTCCCCGCCGCGATGGCGGATTCACCGGGTGCTCAGGCAGCCTTCGCGGCGGCGCTGGTATACCGTCTCGTCTCGACCCGCCGACCGGCCGATGAGAACGACTACATCTGGGCGACCGCGGCGATGGTGGCAACGCAGTCGTTCGGGGATGTCCCCGGAGCGATGCCACCGGTCAGCGATATCGACCGCATCGTCAGACTTGCTTCGGAGGAGCATTGA
- a CDS encoding GTP cyclohydrolase: MTTSLSGLAETEHRFTRKESTLPVRVLELDDATERGHLLIFGELTDGCLVRIHSRCLYGETLRSDDCDCGPELDAALDLIQTAGCGVLVYLEQEGRGLGLVAKARGYRHSEQHRTDSFTSYAQLGYPVDARTFEAAAHGLAGLGLRSVTLLTNNPIKIETVRAAGLNVIAAPLITPVRSDRARAYLEAKRLYRGHTLPADLAPFDAPAPPLPVPRLRSLLPSREVVLMAPIALLAVLLVSFGHISVAVTAALLGVLLLGGHALRSSDLIAELRTRHDRHAETGRLELTPLPAPPLALADDSAGVDTVIVVAHPECCS; this comes from the coding sequence TTGACCACGTCGCTGTCCGGCCTTGCCGAGACCGAGCACCGGTTCACGCGCAAGGAGAGCACCCTGCCGGTCAGGGTGCTCGAACTCGACGACGCGACCGAACGAGGACATCTGCTGATCTTCGGTGAGCTCACCGACGGATGCCTGGTCCGGATCCATTCGCGCTGTCTGTACGGCGAGACCCTGCGCTCCGACGACTGCGACTGCGGTCCGGAGCTCGACGCCGCGCTCGACCTCATCCAGACGGCCGGCTGCGGCGTCCTGGTCTATCTGGAACAGGAGGGCCGCGGGCTCGGACTGGTCGCGAAGGCCCGCGGATACCGGCACAGCGAGCAGCACCGCACCGACAGCTTCACCAGCTACGCACAGCTGGGCTACCCCGTCGACGCGCGCACCTTCGAGGCGGCGGCTCATGGGCTGGCCGGGCTCGGCCTGCGCTCGGTCACGTTACTCACCAACAATCCCATCAAGATCGAGACGGTGCGCGCCGCGGGCTTGAATGTCATTGCCGCACCGCTGATCACGCCGGTACGCAGCGACCGAGCCCGGGCCTATCTCGAGGCCAAGCGGCTGTACCGCGGGCACACCCTGCCCGCCGATCTGGCCCCGTTCGACGCGCCCGCACCGCCGCTGCCCGTGCCTCGGCTGCGCTCACTGCTACCGAGCCGCGAGGTGGTGCTGATGGCGCCGATCGCGCTGCTGGCCGTGCTGCTCGTGTCGTTCGGTCATATCAGTGTGGCGGTGACCGCGGCGCTGCTCGGCGTGCTCCTGCTCGGCGGTCACGCGCTGCGATCCAGCGATCTCATCGCCGAGTTGCGAACCCGGCACGACCGGCACGCCGAGACCGGGCGGCTCGAGCTGACGCCGCTGCCCGCCCCGCCGCTGGCCCTCGCCGACGACTCGGCAGGTGTGGACACCGTGATCGTCGTCGCGCACCCGGAGTGCTGCTCATGA
- a CDS encoding GTP cyclohydrolase, whose product MTIIDSAPADTGHRLLRKGRDLQVRVHELPGDRDGGHVLVFGEIADGCLVRIHSRCLYGDALRADHCRCGVALDDAMDRIQAAGGGVLIYLEQEGRGAGLVGKARGLRAAQRHDIGTPCNPAADARSYRHAVAALQRLGLRSVRLLTDNPDKVRAVRAGGIKVIVRSPAATVRGGRIAALRARWVRVIRRFEAQ is encoded by the coding sequence GTGACCATCATCGACTCGGCACCCGCCGACACCGGACATCGGTTGCTGCGCAAGGGCCGCGACCTCCAGGTCCGGGTGCACGAACTGCCCGGCGACCGCGACGGCGGACACGTCTTGGTCTTCGGCGAGATCGCCGACGGCTGCCTGGTCCGGATCCACTCGCGGTGCCTCTACGGTGACGCGTTGCGCGCCGACCACTGCCGCTGCGGCGTCGCACTCGACGACGCGATGGACCGGATCCAGGCGGCAGGCGGGGGCGTGCTGATCTATCTGGAGCAGGAGGGCCGCGGCGCGGGACTGGTCGGCAAGGCCCGCGGACTGCGGGCCGCGCAGCGCCACGACATCGGCACGCCCTGCAATCCTGCCGCCGATGCCCGGTCCTATCGGCACGCGGTGGCCGCGCTGCAACGACTGGGACTGCGATCGGTGCGGCTGCTCACCGACAACCCCGACAAGGTCCGTGCCGTGCGCGCGGGCGGGATCAAAGTCATCGTGCGCAGCCCTGCGGCAACCGTCCGCGGCGGCCGGATCGCGGCGCTGCGCGCTCGCTGGGTTCGCGTCATCCGACGATTCGAGGCACAGTAG
- a CDS encoding AMP-dependent synthetase/ligase, producing MTTTDIGYSHKSGKTVYTIPEAFQETMSVRPEQVALRTVGGTQEITWREYGRRVRTIAAGLARLGVTRGDTVGIMLTNRPEFNLVDTAALHLGATPFSIYNTSSPEQITHLFTNAANKVVVTERVFLDKVTAAGVELAHIIVVDGPATGTITLDEVEGNPAADFDFEATWRAVQPDDLATLIYTSGTTGPSKGVEVTHRNVLAQVIGLVAGPLPVGLDDRAVSYLPAAHVADRISAHAMNLLTGIQLTTVTDPREVAAALPDARPTSFFGVPRVWQKIKAGIETKLAAETSQVKKTLALWAIDTGIAAARADLAGKSRGPVLAVQHRLAETLVLAKLRHAMGLDALNIAASGAAPIPPETLEYFLGLGFTVSEVWGMSETTGVGTFTELDKPRPGSVGRPLDGIELRLDTDGEILVRGPMVTSGYRNMPEQTADTIDADGWLHTGDVGTLDPDGYVRVIDRKKELIINEAGKNIAPSNVENAVKAASSLVGQVVAIGDARAYIGALIVLDPDVAALRAKDLGATDADLPTLARRQEIVDEVRAAVLQGNVKLSRVEQIKRFTIIGAVWEPGGDELTPKMSLKRNPIAAKYAAEIAALYAAQPPEHVISVK from the coding sequence ATGACGACTACAGACATCGGCTATTCGCACAAATCGGGCAAAACGGTCTACACCATCCCGGAAGCGTTTCAAGAGACCATGAGCGTGCGGCCCGAGCAGGTCGCGTTGCGGACCGTCGGCGGGACGCAGGAGATCACGTGGCGGGAGTACGGCCGGCGCGTGCGGACGATCGCGGCGGGCCTGGCCCGGCTCGGCGTCACCCGCGGCGACACCGTCGGCATCATGCTCACCAACCGGCCCGAGTTCAATCTGGTCGACACGGCCGCCCTGCATCTGGGCGCCACCCCGTTCTCGATCTACAACACCAGTTCACCCGAGCAGATCACCCACCTGTTCACCAATGCCGCGAACAAAGTCGTGGTGACGGAACGGGTCTTCCTGGACAAGGTGACCGCGGCCGGGGTCGAGCTCGCCCACATCATCGTGGTCGACGGCCCCGCGACCGGCACGATCACCCTGGACGAGGTGGAGGGCAACCCGGCCGCCGACTTCGATTTCGAGGCCACCTGGCGCGCCGTGCAACCGGACGACCTCGCCACCCTGATCTACACCTCCGGCACCACCGGCCCGTCCAAGGGCGTCGAGGTCACCCACCGCAACGTGCTCGCCCAGGTGATCGGGCTGGTGGCCGGGCCGCTGCCGGTCGGGCTGGACGACCGCGCCGTGTCCTATCTGCCCGCCGCGCACGTCGCCGACCGCATCTCCGCGCACGCCATGAACCTGCTCACCGGCATCCAGCTGACCACCGTCACCGACCCGCGCGAGGTCGCCGCCGCACTCCCCGACGCCCGCCCGACGAGCTTCTTCGGCGTGCCCCGGGTGTGGCAGAAGATCAAGGCCGGCATCGAGACCAAGCTCGCGGCCGAGACCAGCCAGGTGAAGAAGACCCTCGCGCTGTGGGCCATCGACACCGGAATCGCCGCGGCCCGAGCCGATCTCGCGGGTAAGAGCCGCGGCCCGGTGCTCGCGGTGCAGCATCGGCTGGCCGAAACGCTGGTGCTGGCGAAGCTGCGGCACGCGATGGGCCTCGACGCACTGAACATCGCCGCCTCCGGCGCCGCCCCGATCCCGCCGGAGACCCTCGAGTACTTCCTCGGCCTCGGCTTCACCGTGAGCGAGGTGTGGGGCATGTCGGAGACCACCGGCGTCGGCACGTTCACCGAACTGGACAAGCCGCGGCCCGGCTCGGTCGGTCGTCCCCTCGACGGCATCGAACTGCGGCTCGACACCGACGGCGAGATCCTGGTGCGCGGGCCCATGGTCACCAGCGGCTACCGCAACATGCCCGAGCAGACCGCCGACACCATCGACGCGGACGGCTGGCTGCACACCGGCGATGTCGGCACCCTCGACCCCGACGGATACGTGCGCGTCATCGATCGCAAGAAGGAACTGATCATCAACGAGGCGGGCAAGAACATCGCGCCCAGCAACGTCGAGAACGCCGTCAAGGCCGCCTCTTCGCTCGTCGGGCAGGTCGTCGCGATCGGTGACGCGCGGGCTTATATCGGCGCGTTGATCGTGCTCGACCCCGATGTGGCGGCGTTGCGCGCCAAGGATCTCGGCGCGACCGACGCCGACCTGCCGACCCTGGCGCGCCGCCAGGAGATCGTCGACGAGGTGCGGGCGGCGGTGCTGCAGGGCAACGTCAAGCTCTCCCGGGTCGAGCAGATCAAGCGCTTCACCATCATCGGCGCGGTGTGGGAGCCCGGCGGGGACGAGCTGACCCCGAAGATGTCGCTCAAGCGCAACCCGATCGCGGCCAAGTACGCCGCCGAGATCGCCGCGCTCTACGCCGCGCAGCCGCCCGAGCACGTCATCTCGGTCAAGTAA
- a CDS encoding YbhB/YbcL family Raf kinase inhibitor-like protein — MPDYSYNPYDALPQLPSFTLTSADVTDGEPFGNDQVSGVFGAGGKDISPQLSWSGFPAETMSFAITVFDPDAPTASGFWHWAVADIPVSATSLPSGAGSGEEGGALPTGAISLRNDGGFAGFVGAGPPPGHGYHRYFIAVHAVDVESLGIDASASPAYLGFNLFSHAIARAVIVATYEQK; from the coding sequence GTGCCCGATTACTCCTACAACCCCTACGACGCGCTGCCGCAGCTGCCCTCGTTCACGCTGACCTCCGCGGACGTCACCGACGGTGAGCCGTTCGGCAACGATCAGGTCAGCGGCGTGTTCGGCGCGGGCGGCAAGGATATCTCGCCGCAGCTGTCCTGGTCCGGATTCCCGGCCGAGACAATGAGTTTCGCGATCACCGTGTTCGATCCGGACGCGCCGACCGCGTCCGGGTTCTGGCACTGGGCGGTCGCCGACATCCCGGTGAGCGCGACCTCGCTGCCCAGCGGCGCGGGCAGCGGTGAGGAGGGCGGCGCGCTGCCCACCGGCGCGATCTCGCTGCGCAACGACGGCGGGTTCGCCGGCTTCGTCGGCGCCGGGCCGCCGCCCGGGCACGGCTACCACCGGTACTTCATCGCGGTGCACGCGGTGGACGTGGAGAGCCTGGGCATCGACGCGAGCGCCAGCCCGGCCTACCTCGGCTTCAATCTGTTCTCGCATGCCATCGCGCGTGCGGTGATCGTGGCTACCTACGAGCAGAAGTAG
- a CDS encoding M20/M25/M40 family metallo-hydrolase, with the protein MSTSVEGSVPNSGSRAVDEVVDLVSALIRFDTSNTGELATTKGERECAEWVAEQLHEAGYTTEYVESGAPGRGNVFARLAGADPSRGALMMHGHLDVVPAEAADWSVHPFSGAVRDGYVWGRGAIDMKDMVGMMLAIARQFKIEGTVPPRDIVFAFLADEENGGKWGSQWLVDNRPDLFEGVTEAVGEVGGFSLTVPRPDGTERRLYLVETAEKGLGWMRLRAKARAGHGSFLHDDNAVTILADAVARLGKHTFPLVMSDSVAEFLAAVAEETGLDFDPDSPDIEGQLAKLGTISRIIGATLRDTANPTMLQAGYKANVIPQTAEAVVDCRVVPGRQAAFEREVDELIGPDVEREWITKLDSYETTFDGHLVDAMNDAILAHDPQGRTVPYMLSGGTDAKAFARLGIRCFGFAPLQLPPELDFTALFHGVDERVPVQALEFGTRVLEHFLLNS; encoded by the coding sequence GTGTCCACATCTGTCGAAGGATCGGTTCCCAACAGCGGCTCTCGTGCGGTAGACGAGGTGGTGGACCTGGTCAGCGCGCTGATCCGGTTCGACACCTCCAACACCGGCGAGCTGGCCACCACCAAGGGCGAACGCGAGTGCGCCGAATGGGTGGCCGAGCAACTGCACGAGGCGGGGTATACGACCGAGTATGTGGAATCCGGCGCGCCCGGCCGCGGGAACGTCTTCGCGCGGTTGGCCGGCGCCGACCCGAGCCGGGGCGCACTGATGATGCACGGGCACCTGGACGTGGTGCCCGCGGAGGCCGCGGACTGGAGCGTGCACCCGTTCTCGGGCGCGGTGCGCGACGGCTACGTGTGGGGCCGCGGCGCCATCGACATGAAGGACATGGTCGGCATGATGCTGGCCATCGCGCGCCAGTTCAAGATCGAGGGCACGGTGCCGCCGCGCGATATCGTCTTCGCGTTCCTGGCCGACGAGGAGAACGGCGGCAAATGGGGATCGCAGTGGCTGGTGGACAATCGGCCGGATCTGTTCGAGGGGGTCACCGAGGCGGTCGGTGAGGTCGGCGGGTTCTCGCTGACCGTGCCGCGCCCGGACGGCACCGAGCGCAGGCTCTATCTGGTGGAGACCGCCGAGAAGGGCTTGGGCTGGATGCGGTTGCGCGCCAAGGCCCGTGCGGGCCACGGCTCGTTCCTGCACGACGACAACGCGGTCACCATCCTCGCCGATGCGGTGGCCCGGCTCGGCAAACACACCTTCCCCCTGGTGATGTCGGATTCGGTGGCGGAGTTCCTGGCCGCCGTCGCCGAGGAGACCGGGCTCGACTTCGACCCGGACAGTCCCGATATCGAAGGCCAGCTGGCCAAGCTGGGCACCATCTCGCGGATCATCGGTGCGACACTGCGGGATACGGCGAATCCGACCATGCTGCAGGCCGGGTACAAGGCCAACGTCATCCCGCAGACCGCCGAGGCCGTGGTCGACTGCCGGGTGGTGCCGGGACGGCAGGCGGCGTTCGAGCGGGAGGTCGACGAGTTGATCGGCCCGGACGTCGAGCGGGAGTGGATCACCAAACTCGACTCGTACGAAACGACATTCGACGGTCACCTGGTGGACGCGATGAACGACGCGATCCTCGCGCACGACCCGCAGGGCCGTACCGTGCCCTACATGCTCTCGGGTGGCACCGACGCGAAGGCGTTCGCTCGCTTGGGCATTCGCTGCTTCGGGTTCGCGCCCTTGCAGCTGCCGCCGGAGCTCGACTTCACCGCGCTGTTCCACGGTGTGGACGAGCGGGTTCCGGTGCAAGCGCTCGAATTCGGCACCCGCGTACTGGAACATTTCCTCCTGAACAGCTGA